From Phyllopteryx taeniolatus isolate TA_2022b chromosome 18, UOR_Ptae_1.2, whole genome shotgun sequence, the proteins below share one genomic window:
- the LOC133468691 gene encoding probable G-protein coupled receptor 139 — MEGVGDTVFVTIQKVYYPLLCIMGIPANLFTFYMICFRKCGMSDTAVVYLSCLAIVDTFYLVWVILIDLTLTFWLLQPFWHSHPWCGILDFLQYGSLCSSSWIVVVFTIERYQVLRSAAAKQHFSQARVTKLICTAIVAASHLVSVPLGWINVVTSANITVAGENVTLPRCQYRDEIYATVIVWITTFLSGGIPIVLVIIFNYLIGHHLCRASNMFTKEERRVMRGRSTRGMLRRTIFLLGTVSLAFVVLSLPRFVTYCILRTKYNTENFNRNDYGVPINVAGDLANMLQNLTSTTNFLLYCMVSGRFRQELLRVVTCQAVTREASSVLTHAMKVFSVSEHKAASSRHRDP, encoded by the exons AGTTGGCGACACTGTCTTCGTCACCATTCAGAAGGTCTATTACCCACTGCTTTGCATCATGGGTATTCCAG CAAACCTCTTCACCTTCTACATGATCTGCTTCCGAAAATGCGGAATGTCTGACACTGCCGTGGTGTATCTGAGCTGCCTCGCTATTGTGGACACCTTCTACCTGGTGTGGGTGATCCTTATTGACCTGACCCTTACCTTCTGGCTGCTGCAGCCCTTCTGGCACTCCCACCCGTGGTGTGGCATCCTGGACTTCCTGCAGTACGGCTCCCTCTGCAGTTCGTCGTGGATTGTGGTGGTGTTCACCATCGAGCGCTACCAGGTCCTTCGTAGCGCGGCGGCCAAGCAGCACTTCTCACAGGCGAGGGTCACTAAACTGATCTGCACGGCCATCGTCGCGGCGTCCCACTTGGTGTCGGTGCCGCTAGGCTGGATCAATGTCGTTACGTCCGCCAACATTACGGTAGCTGGAGAAAACGTGACCCTGCCTCGATGTCAATACCGGGATGAGATCTACGCCACTGTCATTGTGTGGATAACCACCTTTCTCTCAGGAGGTATCCCCATAGTGCTGGTTATTATCTTCAATTACCTCATCGGGCATCATCTGTGCCGCGCCAGTAACATGTTCACCAAGGAGGAGCGTCGCGTAATGCGCGGACGCAGCACAAGGGGCATGTTGAGAAGGACCATCTTCCTGCTGGGGACAGTCTCTTTGGCCTTTGTGGTGCTCAGCCTGCCTCGCTTCGTCACATACTGCATCCTGAGGACCAAGTACAACACGGAGAACTTTAACAGAAATGACTACGGAGTCCCCATCAACGTCGCCGGTGACTTAGCTAACATGCTCCAGAATCTGACCTCCACCACAAACTTCTTGCTCTACTGTATGGTCAGCGGCCGCTTCCGACAGGAACTGCTTCGGGTGGTGACTTGTCAAGCCGTGACTCGAGAAGCTTCCTCCGTTCTCACGCACGCCATGAAAGTCTTCTCGGTGTCAGAGCATAAGGCCGCATCATCCCGCCACCGTGATCCGTGA